In one window of Notolabrus celidotus isolate fNotCel1 chromosome 17, fNotCel1.pri, whole genome shotgun sequence DNA:
- the slc12a7b gene encoding solute carrier family 12 member 7 isoform X3 gives MGERFVVVPVDGRVGVAGEGEHSDAVVADPAPDPGGSSSSSAGTVEGKEAGEDSVFELQDPNAVVPILEYNREPNKYGDGVPKENSPFINNTDNDKGNSYDGTNMALFEEEMDSNPMVSSLLNKLANYTNLTQGAQEHEEADDDEGPKKKAVKSPQMGTFMGVYLPCLQNILGVILFLRLTWIVGTAGILESLAIVVLCCSCTMLTAISMSAIATNGVVPAGGSYYMISRSLGPEFGGAVGLCFYLGTTFAGSMYILGTIEILLTYIVPKAAIFVATKKEDEVDALLNNMRVYGTCCLVLMSLVVFVGVKYVNKLALVFLACVILSILAIYAGVIKTIFEPPDFPVCMLGNRTLQNHNFDSCLKTEIIDNVTVTTKLWELFCNGPDLNATCNDYFTNNNVTLIQGIPGLKSGVITDNMWSDYGPLGMKVETKDLESISGGDTSRDIYMPYVVNDITSFFTLLVGIYFPSVTGIMAGSNRSGDLRDAQKSIPIGTILAIATTSFIYVTCVVLFGASIEGVLLRDKFGDSVKGNLVIGTLSWPSPWVIVIGSFFSCCGAGLQSLTGAPRLLQAIARDGIVPFLQVFGHGKANGEPTWALLLTGGICEIGILIASLDAVAPILSMFFLMCYLFVNLACAVQTLLRTPNWRPRFKYYHWALSFLGMSLCLALMFISSWYYAIVAMVIAGCIYKYIEYRGAEKEWGDGIRGLSLNAARYALIRLEEAPPHTKNWRPQLLVLLNVDSDQGVKHPRLLSFTTQLKAGKGLTIVGNVLEGTYLTKDAEAKKAEQNIKSAMSAERTKGFCHVVVSSNLRDGFSHLIQSAGLGGMKHNSVLMAWPGTWRQSNDPQSWKNFIETVRETTAAHQALLVAKNVDSFPTNQDRLGEGTIDVWWVVHDGGLLMLLPFLLRQHKVWRKCKMRIFTVAQMDDNSIQMKKDLQMFLYHLRLDAEVEVVEMHDNDISAFTYEKTLVMEQRSQMLKQMQLSRTEREREAQLIHDRNTASHAINDKAETGPDRVHMTWTKEKLFMERNRNRECNANVAARDLFNMKPEWESLNQSNVRRMHTAIKLNEVVVNKSQGAHLVLLNMPGPPKNRGGDENYMEFLEVLLEGLNRVLLVRGGGREVITIYS, from the exons gtgATGGCGTCCCAAAGGAAAACAGTCCCTTTATCAACAACACAGACAATGACAAAGGCAACAGCTATGATGGCACCAACATGGCCCTTTTCGAG GAGGAGATGGACAGCAACCCCATGGTGTCATCTCTCCTCAACAAACTGGCAAACTACACCAACCTCACCCAAGGGGCCCAGGAACACGAGGAGGCTGACGATGACGAGGGGCCAAAGAAGAAAGCTGTTAAG AGCCCTCAGATGGGGACCTTCATGGGTGTCTACCTCCCCTGCCTCCagaatattttgggggtcatccTGTTTCTGCGACTTACCTGGATCGTCGGCACCGCTGGCATCCTGGAATCCCTGGCTATTGTCGTCTTGTGCTGCTCCTGC ACCATGCTGACAGCTATTTCCATGAGTGCTATTGCAACTAATGGTGTTGTGCCAG CCGGAGGCTCGTACTACATGATCTCCAGATCTCTGGGCCCTGAGTTTGGTGGAGCTGTAGGTCTCTGCTTCTACTTGGGCACAACCTTTGCAGGCTCCATGTACATCCTGGGTACAATAGAGATTCTCCTG ACTTACATCGTGCCTAAAGCAGCCATCTTTGTGGCAACGAAAAAGGAGGATGAGGTGGATGCCCTGCTTAATAACATGCGTGTTTATGGCACATGTTGCCTAGTACTGATGTCCTTAGTAGTTTTTGTAGGAGTGAAATATGTCAACAAGCTCGCTCTAGTCTTCCTGGCCTGTGTCATTCTGTCCATCCTCGCCATCTACGCTGGAGTCATCAAGACCATCTTTGAGCCACCAGACTTTCC TGTTTGCATGTTGGGAAATCGCACTCTGCAGAATCACAACTTCGACAGTTGTCTGAAGACAGAGATCATAGACAATGTGACGGTCACGACCAAGCTGTGGGAGTTGTTCTGTAACGGACCCGACCTCAACGCCACCTGCAACGACtacttcaccaacaacaatgTCACCTTGATACAGGGCATACCCGGACTGAAGAGCGGAGTCATTACAG ATAACATGTGGTCAGATTACGGCCCTCTGGGTATGAAGGTAGAGACTAAGGACTTGGAATCTATTTCAGGAGGTGACACCTCCCGGGACATCTACATGCCGTATGTAGTCAATGACATCACTTCCTTCTTCACACTGCTGGTCGGCATTTACTTTCCATCTGTCACTG GTATCATGGCGGGTTCAAACCGGTCAGGAGACTTGCGGGATGCCCAGAAGTCCATCCCCATTGGGACCATCCTGGCTATCGCTACCACCTCCTTCATCT ACGTCACCTGTGTCGTGCTCTTCGGTGCCTCCATTGAGGGAGTTCTGCTTCGAGACAA aTTTGGCGACTCTGTGAAAGGGAACCTCGTCATTGGCACCTTATCATGGCCCTCGCCCTGGGTTATTGTGATTGGctccttcttctcctgctgCGGGGCGGGGCTACAGAGTCTGACGGGCGCCCCTCGGCTCCTGCAGGCCATAGCACGAGATGGCATCGTACCTTTCTTACAG GTGTTCGGTCATGGGAAAGCCAACGGAGAGCCGACCTGGGCTCTGCTGCTGACTGGTGGGATCTGTGAGATCGGCATCCTCATCGCCTCCCTGGATGCTGTGGCACCAATTCTCTCCAT GTTCTTCCTCATGTGTTACTTGTTTGTCAACCTGGCCTGTGCAGTTCAGACGCTGCTGCGGACGCCAAACTGGAGACCACGCTTCAAATACTATCACTG GGCTTTATCCTTTTTGGGAATGAGCTTGTGTCTTGCTCTCATGTTCATCTCCTCTTGGTATTACGCTATTGTGGCCATGGTTATCGCAGGCTGCATCTACAAATACATCGAGTACAGAGG GGCAGAGAAGGAGTGGGGAGATGGCATCCGAGGCCTGTCTCTAAATGCAGCACGCTACGCCCTGATTCGTCTAGAGGAGGCTCCACCACACACAAAGAACTggag GCCTCAGTTGTTGGTCCTCCTGAATGTGGACTCTGATCAAGGGGTCAAACACCCTCGTCTGCTGTCTTTCACCACTCAGCTAAAAGCAGGAAAAGGCCTGACGATAGTGGGAAATGTCCTCGAGGGAACCTATCTCACCAAAGACGCAGAAGCCAAGAAGGCTGAGCAG aaCATCAAGTCGGCCATGTCAGCAGAGCGAACCAAAGGTTTCTGCCACGTGGTGGTGTCTTCAAATCTCAGAGACGGCTTCTCCCACCTCATCCAGTCTGCAGGGCTGGGAGGCATGAAGCACAACTCAGTCCTGATGGCCTGGCCTGGGACTTGGAGGCAATCCAATGACCCTCAGTCATGGAAGAATTTCATAG AGACCGTGCGGGAGACCACAGCCGCCCATCAGGCCTTGCTTGTGGCGAAGAACGTGGACAGTTTCCCCACCAACCAGGACCGCCTCGGTGAGGGAACCATTGACGTGTGGTGGGTGGTTCACGATGGAGgcctgctgatgctgctgcccTTCCTTCTGCGACAGCACAAG GTTTGGAGGAAGTGCAAGATGCGTATCTTCACCGTGGCCCAGATGGATGACAACAGCATCCAGATGAAGAAAGACCTCCAGATGTTCCTCTACCACCTGCGGCTGGATGCAGAAGTGGAAGTAGTGGAGATG CACGATAATGACATCTCAGCCTTCACCTATGAGAAGACGCTGGTGATGGAGCAGAGGTCTCAGATGCTGAAACAGATGCAGCTCTCCaggactgaaagagagagagag GCCCAGCTCATCCATGACAGAAACACAGCCTCTCATGCCATCAATGACAAAGCTGAAACGGGGCCCGATCGGGTTCACATGACCTGGACCAAGGAAAAGCTCTTCATGGAGCGTAATCGTAATCGCGAGTGCAATGCCAACGTGGCTGCACGCGACTTATTTAACATGAAACC AGAGTGGGAGAGTCT GAACCAGTCTAACGTTCGTCGGATGCACACAGCTATCAAACTGAACGAGGTGGTGGTGAACAAGTCGCAGGGAGCTCACCTGGTTCTGCTCAACATGCCAGGACCGCCcaagaacagaggaggagatgagaacT ACATGGAGTTCCTGGAGGTTCTCCTCGAAGGTCTCAATCGGGTCCTCCTGGTGCGAGGCGGTGGACGTGAAGTCATCACCATCTAttcttaa
- the slc12a7b gene encoding solute carrier family 12 member 7 isoform X5 translates to MPTNFTVVPVKDSGKKAKEGDEDDDVDDNNVLKEEEEDATGDGVPKENSPFINNTDNDKGNSYDGTNMALFEEEMDSNPMVSSLLNKLANYTNLTQGAQEHEEADDDEGPKKKAVKSPQMGTFMGVYLPCLQNILGVILFLRLTWIVGTAGILESLAIVVLCCSCTMLTAISMSAIATNGVVPAGGSYYMISRSLGPEFGGAVGLCFYLGTTFAGSMYILGTIEILLTYIVPKAAIFVATKKEDEVDALLNNMRVYGTCCLVLMSLVVFVGVKYVNKLALVFLACVILSILAIYAGVIKTIFEPPDFPVCMLGNRTLQNHNFDSCLKTEIIDNVTVTTKLWELFCNGPDLNATCNDYFTNNNVTLIQGIPGLKSGVITDNMWSDYGPLGMKVETKDLESISGGDTSRDIYMPYVVNDITSFFTLLVGIYFPSVTGIMAGSNRSGDLRDAQKSIPIGTILAIATTSFIYVTCVVLFGASIEGVLLRDKFGDSVKGNLVIGTLSWPSPWVIVIGSFFSCCGAGLQSLTGAPRLLQAIARDGIVPFLQVFGHGKANGEPTWALLLTGGICEIGILIASLDAVAPILSMFFLMCYLFVNLACAVQTLLRTPNWRPRFKYYHWALSFLGMSLCLALMFISSWYYAIVAMVIAGCIYKYIEYRGAEKEWGDGIRGLSLNAARYALIRLEEAPPHTKNWRPQLLVLLNVDSDQGVKHPRLLSFTTQLKAGKGLTIVGNVLEGTYLTKDAEAKKAEQNIKSAMSAERTKGFCHVVVSSNLRDGFSHLIQSAGLGGMKHNSVLMAWPGTWRQSNDPQSWKNFIETVRETTAAHQALLVAKNVDSFPTNQDRLGEGTIDVWWVVHDGGLLMLLPFLLRQHKVWRKCKMRIFTVAQMDDNSIQMKKDLQMFLYHLRLDAEVEVVEMHDNDISAFTYEKTLVMEQRSQMLKQMQLSRTEREREIQSITDESRSSIRRKNQEAAEGTNLSRQPSQLGDTQEDEAQLIHDRNTASHAINDKAETGPDRVHMTWTKEKLFMERNRNRECNANVAARDLFNMKPEWESLNQSNVRRMHTAIKLNEVVVNKSQGAHLVLLNMPGPPKNRGGDENYMEFLEVLLEGLNRVLLVRGGGREVITIYS, encoded by the exons gtgATGGCGTCCCAAAGGAAAACAGTCCCTTTATCAACAACACAGACAATGACAAAGGCAACAGCTATGATGGCACCAACATGGCCCTTTTCGAG GAGGAGATGGACAGCAACCCCATGGTGTCATCTCTCCTCAACAAACTGGCAAACTACACCAACCTCACCCAAGGGGCCCAGGAACACGAGGAGGCTGACGATGACGAGGGGCCAAAGAAGAAAGCTGTTAAG AGCCCTCAGATGGGGACCTTCATGGGTGTCTACCTCCCCTGCCTCCagaatattttgggggtcatccTGTTTCTGCGACTTACCTGGATCGTCGGCACCGCTGGCATCCTGGAATCCCTGGCTATTGTCGTCTTGTGCTGCTCCTGC ACCATGCTGACAGCTATTTCCATGAGTGCTATTGCAACTAATGGTGTTGTGCCAG CCGGAGGCTCGTACTACATGATCTCCAGATCTCTGGGCCCTGAGTTTGGTGGAGCTGTAGGTCTCTGCTTCTACTTGGGCACAACCTTTGCAGGCTCCATGTACATCCTGGGTACAATAGAGATTCTCCTG ACTTACATCGTGCCTAAAGCAGCCATCTTTGTGGCAACGAAAAAGGAGGATGAGGTGGATGCCCTGCTTAATAACATGCGTGTTTATGGCACATGTTGCCTAGTACTGATGTCCTTAGTAGTTTTTGTAGGAGTGAAATATGTCAACAAGCTCGCTCTAGTCTTCCTGGCCTGTGTCATTCTGTCCATCCTCGCCATCTACGCTGGAGTCATCAAGACCATCTTTGAGCCACCAGACTTTCC TGTTTGCATGTTGGGAAATCGCACTCTGCAGAATCACAACTTCGACAGTTGTCTGAAGACAGAGATCATAGACAATGTGACGGTCACGACCAAGCTGTGGGAGTTGTTCTGTAACGGACCCGACCTCAACGCCACCTGCAACGACtacttcaccaacaacaatgTCACCTTGATACAGGGCATACCCGGACTGAAGAGCGGAGTCATTACAG ATAACATGTGGTCAGATTACGGCCCTCTGGGTATGAAGGTAGAGACTAAGGACTTGGAATCTATTTCAGGAGGTGACACCTCCCGGGACATCTACATGCCGTATGTAGTCAATGACATCACTTCCTTCTTCACACTGCTGGTCGGCATTTACTTTCCATCTGTCACTG GTATCATGGCGGGTTCAAACCGGTCAGGAGACTTGCGGGATGCCCAGAAGTCCATCCCCATTGGGACCATCCTGGCTATCGCTACCACCTCCTTCATCT ACGTCACCTGTGTCGTGCTCTTCGGTGCCTCCATTGAGGGAGTTCTGCTTCGAGACAA aTTTGGCGACTCTGTGAAAGGGAACCTCGTCATTGGCACCTTATCATGGCCCTCGCCCTGGGTTATTGTGATTGGctccttcttctcctgctgCGGGGCGGGGCTACAGAGTCTGACGGGCGCCCCTCGGCTCCTGCAGGCCATAGCACGAGATGGCATCGTACCTTTCTTACAG GTGTTCGGTCATGGGAAAGCCAACGGAGAGCCGACCTGGGCTCTGCTGCTGACTGGTGGGATCTGTGAGATCGGCATCCTCATCGCCTCCCTGGATGCTGTGGCACCAATTCTCTCCAT GTTCTTCCTCATGTGTTACTTGTTTGTCAACCTGGCCTGTGCAGTTCAGACGCTGCTGCGGACGCCAAACTGGAGACCACGCTTCAAATACTATCACTG GGCTTTATCCTTTTTGGGAATGAGCTTGTGTCTTGCTCTCATGTTCATCTCCTCTTGGTATTACGCTATTGTGGCCATGGTTATCGCAGGCTGCATCTACAAATACATCGAGTACAGAGG GGCAGAGAAGGAGTGGGGAGATGGCATCCGAGGCCTGTCTCTAAATGCAGCACGCTACGCCCTGATTCGTCTAGAGGAGGCTCCACCACACACAAAGAACTggag GCCTCAGTTGTTGGTCCTCCTGAATGTGGACTCTGATCAAGGGGTCAAACACCCTCGTCTGCTGTCTTTCACCACTCAGCTAAAAGCAGGAAAAGGCCTGACGATAGTGGGAAATGTCCTCGAGGGAACCTATCTCACCAAAGACGCAGAAGCCAAGAAGGCTGAGCAG aaCATCAAGTCGGCCATGTCAGCAGAGCGAACCAAAGGTTTCTGCCACGTGGTGGTGTCTTCAAATCTCAGAGACGGCTTCTCCCACCTCATCCAGTCTGCAGGGCTGGGAGGCATGAAGCACAACTCAGTCCTGATGGCCTGGCCTGGGACTTGGAGGCAATCCAATGACCCTCAGTCATGGAAGAATTTCATAG AGACCGTGCGGGAGACCACAGCCGCCCATCAGGCCTTGCTTGTGGCGAAGAACGTGGACAGTTTCCCCACCAACCAGGACCGCCTCGGTGAGGGAACCATTGACGTGTGGTGGGTGGTTCACGATGGAGgcctgctgatgctgctgcccTTCCTTCTGCGACAGCACAAG GTTTGGAGGAAGTGCAAGATGCGTATCTTCACCGTGGCCCAGATGGATGACAACAGCATCCAGATGAAGAAAGACCTCCAGATGTTCCTCTACCACCTGCGGCTGGATGCAGAAGTGGAAGTAGTGGAGATG CACGATAATGACATCTCAGCCTTCACCTATGAGAAGACGCTGGTGATGGAGCAGAGGTCTCAGATGCTGAAACAGATGCAGCTCTCCaggactgaaagagagagagag ATTCAGAGTATCACTGATGAGTCGCGTAGCTCGATCCGGAGGAAGAACCAGGAAGCTGCCGAGGGCACCAACCTCAGCCGGCAGCCCTCACAGTTGGGGGACACTCAGGAGGACGAG GCCCAGCTCATCCATGACAGAAACACAGCCTCTCATGCCATCAATGACAAAGCTGAAACGGGGCCCGATCGGGTTCACATGACCTGGACCAAGGAAAAGCTCTTCATGGAGCGTAATCGTAATCGCGAGTGCAATGCCAACGTGGCTGCACGCGACTTATTTAACATGAAACC AGAGTGGGAGAGTCT GAACCAGTCTAACGTTCGTCGGATGCACACAGCTATCAAACTGAACGAGGTGGTGGTGAACAAGTCGCAGGGAGCTCACCTGGTTCTGCTCAACATGCCAGGACCGCCcaagaacagaggaggagatgagaacT ACATGGAGTTCCTGGAGGTTCTCCTCGAAGGTCTCAATCGGGTCCTCCTGGTGCGAGGCGGTGGACGTGAAGTCATCACCATCTAttcttaa